CCGCAAATAATGAAAGCAATCTTTAAAGTAAATGTGGGCAATTTAGACTGTGACAATTTTGATCATGGTACAAGTGGAAATTTGTTGGCAGCTGTAGATATCAAAACGGGTAAAATCTTCCGTATTATCTCTGGTACTGGCCTGAATCAAATTGAAAATCCTTTACATCCGAAAACTGGCAGGAATCTACTTGGATTTCAGATCCCCTACTGGAACAAGGTAGTCGAACTTGTACTCGAAGCACATCTGGCATTTCCAGGCTATCTTTGTCCTGGTTGGGATGTTGCTATTTGTGAGACTGGACCAACAATACTTGAGCTTAATTACTTTGGTGATCTGAAGCTTTCTCAGCATGCCTATCGGCGTGGATTTATCGATCCAGAATTCAGGGATTTTCTCCAGATTTGGAAAATTAATAAAATGCTCTACATGACACCAGAAAGAAGACGAAAACTCCTAGCTTCATCTGGGGCATCATCAATTAAGGGACATGTTGGCATAAAAAGACATCATTGGCAATGGTAATTAAGAACAAATTTTCCGGTTCAAAAAAAATAAACTAAACTAATACAATAAAATAAAAATTATATCTCCAGAAGCGTCATTTGATGAGTATTATACCCTTTATTATCCTAAGCCTTATGTTGCTGCCTTGCTCAAATAAAAAAATTATTACTTACCCTTTTATGCTATGGAGCTTCTCAGATGCTCAAACGGTAGCCACCTAGCACTTTACGACGACCAGCAAGTTTATTTCCAAGGTCTGATCCAGTTCATCCAGGACGTAGATGCAGGCCGTTTGTGAGTACTGGTGAGCACCGATTTTCGATTGGAAATCTGAGGTTTGGTTTTTCTGCCTCATCAGTTAAGATCGGATGGCTTGAGTTTTGAGGTGGTCTGTGTTGCCTAACTATTGACCACAGCGGATGCTCTGGGGGGTGGCGAAGATGGGGCTGCCCAAAAGATGGTGACGCACCACTAGCCTCAAGGCCGTTATCTAAGATAGTTTGGGAAACAATTGAAAGAGAGATTCATATGAAGTTTCAAAGAATGGTTTGTGTCATCATGTTTTTTGTGACCGTGACCTTCGGTTTGTATCCTGGTAATGCGTGGGCTAATGGCGACCCATCCAAGGGGAGGGCATCATTCGCAGTCTGTAGTACGTGTCATGGTCGCAAAGCCGAGGGGATGGAGTCCTTAAACGCACCCAATCTGACTGGTCTACAAGACTGGTACATGCTGACCCAGTTGAAGAATTTCAAAAACGGAATACGGGGCAATGACCCTAAAGATATCTACGGCCAGCAAATGCGACAGATGGCCATGACCCTGACGGATGAGCAAGCGATGAGAGATGTGATCGCCTACATCAAGACCTTAAGACCTTGAAATGAGTTGACGTCGTTCGGAAAAGAAAGCAGGTCTTCTGACCCCCTTTTTTTAGGACTAATCAGGATATCCTGTAGGTTTGGTTGACATAGGAAAGCCAACATCTGAGATTTATAGAATAATCGGCATTGCTGAATCTTTGAATGAATATGAGTAGGGTGGGGATCCTGGCCGTCCGGAAATGAAACGGGCAAGATGCCCGTTCCACGCCTGATGCCCGTTCCACGCCTGATGCCCATTCCACAGGTGCGACCCAAGGGCGCGAGCAATCCCTCGCGCCCTTGGAGGGGCGCACCTACTCTTAAAATCATTCCATTATTAAGCAACGCCGTCCCTTGCCCTAGGATCAACGAATCGCACCCTAAACTATGCATCGCATCGCCGCTACTCCAGGAGGATGGAACCCTGAAGCTGAAGGGGTTATCTTCATCGAACAAACCCCAGCACCGATTATTTTCCTGACTGCTGCTGACACGGATATCCAAACCCTAGCCGCATCAGTATCCCAACTTCCCCCAGATTTCCCAGCTATCCGAGTCGCTAATCTGTTGCAGTTGCAGCAACAACTAACCATTGATACCTATGCTGAGGATATCTTGGCCAAAGCACGGATTATCATTATCAGATTATTGGGGGGACGATCCTACTGGTCCTATGGCTTAGAAGTGCTCAAAGAGACAGTAGAACAAACCGGCGCTAGGTTACTGGTTTTACCAGGGGATGACCGACCAGATCCTACCTTAACTAGTCACTCCACAGAAACTATTCCGATAGTGAATCAATTATGGCGCTACTTTACAGAAGGCGGTGTTGAGAATTTCACTAACGCTCTGAAATTTGTGGCAGATGTATGCCTGGAGCAAACGAATAATCCACCAGCACCAAAACCTGTGCCTCGGGTTGGGGTTTATCCATGGCAATCGGGGATAAAGGTTAACAGGTTGAAGGTTAACAGGTTGAAGGTTAATAGGTTGAAGGTTAGCAGGTTGAAGGTTAGCAGGTTGAAGGTTAGCAGGTTGAAGGTTAGCAGGTTGAAGGTTAATAGGTTGAAGGTTAGCAGGTTGAAGGTTGAAGGTTGGGAGGATAAGCAGCAACCAAATAACCTACCCGAAGGCAACGCCAAGGGCGAACAACCGACCCTACTCGAACGCCAAAGGCGAACAACCAAAACAAACCTTGGCCTTTCGGCCACGCTACGCGAACAACCTTCAACCTTCAACCAAACAACCTTCAACCAAAACCAACCTTCAACCAAACAACCTTCAACCAAACAACCTTCAACCAAACAACCTTCAACCAAACAACCTTCAACCAAACAACCTTCAACCTTCAACCAAAACAAACCTTCAACCAAACAACCTACTGGCAATCTTAAAGTAGGTATTTTGTTCTACCGTGCCCATTACTTAGCGGGAAATACAGCACCGATTGATGGGTTATGTCAGGCTTTGGTAGAACGGGGCTTGGAACCGGTGCCAGTATTTGTCTCTTCTTTACGGGATCTAGAGGTACAACGGGAATTGTTAGGCTATTTCCAAAATCCCGATAGCTCTAGTAGTGCGATCGCAGTGTTGCTTAATACGACTAGTTTCTCGGTGGCTAAGTTGGATGCTGAGGTACATCAGTTGGAGTTGTGGGAACGGCTTGATGTGCCTGTGTTGCAGGTTATTTTAAGTAGTGGCACGGTGGAACAGTGGGAGTCTGGGTTTCAGGGATTGATGCCCAGGGATACTGCTATGAATGTGGCGTTGCCAGAAGTGGATGGGCGAATTATTAGTCGTGCCATTTCCTTTAAGTCGGCGCAACGGTGGAATCCTGCTCTGGAAACGGATGTGGTGGTTTATGAACCAGTATGCGATCGCATTCAGTTTGTAGCAGATTTAGCCATGAATTGGCTACGGTTAGGGCAAACCCTACCGAATCAGAGAAGGGTTGCTCTGATTTTAGCTAATTATCCCAATCGAGATGGCAGGCTGGCCAATGGAGTAGGATTAGATACCCCGGCCAGTTGTGTAGAGATTTTAAAAGGGTTACGGGATGCTGGGTATTGGGTTGAGAGGATTCCAGAAACTGGGGATGAGTTGATTGAGTGGTTGACCGCTGGGGTGACGAATGATCCGGAAGGATGGCAGTTACGTTTGGTACGACAAGAGTTGAGTTGGCAGGAGTATTGGGACTATTTTCAAGGGTTACCGATAGCGGTTCAAAAGGGAATCCGTCAGCGTTGGGGAGAGTTTGATGTTAACGGTAAACACAGCAAGGATGGTAAGGGAGAGATAACCGAGATTTCAGGATTTCCGATTTCAGGGATTCAGTTGGGAAATGTGTTTGTAGGGATTCAACCGTCTCGGGGTTATGATCTTGACCCAGCTTTGAATTATCATGCTCCCGATTTGGAACCAACTGATGGGTATTTGGCATTTTATTATTGGTTGCGGAAGTGTTTTGGTGCCCAAGCAATTGTTCATGTGGGCAAGCATGGGAATTTAGAGTGGTTACCGGGTAAGAGTGTGGCCTTGTCAGAGTGCTGTTATCCAGAAGTGGCCTTGACAGCCATGCCTCATTTGTATCCATTTATTGTCAATGATCCCGGAGAGGGAGCTCAAGCAAAGCGTCGCGCTCAAGGGGTGATTATTGATCATTTAACCCCTCCCATGACTCGTGCTGAACTTTATGGTCCTCTGCAACAGTTGGAGGGATTGGTTGATGAGTATTATGAAGCTCAAAGCTTAGATTTGTCTCGGTTGCCAATTATTCGCGTCCGCATTGTTAAACTTATCATTGACGAGCATTTGCACGAAGATTTGGGGATTGCAGTAGACGATATTGAAGCTGGAAAATCGGAAATTACTAATCAAATTGATGCTTATCTTTGTGAATTGAAAGAAGCTCAAATTCGAGATGGATTACATGTGTTTAGTCAATGTCCCCAAGGACGTCAATTGCAGGATTTAATAGTAGCAATTGCTCGTCATCCAGGAAAGAATCGCATCGGCTTAACTCGTGCTTTGGCTCAGGATTTGGGTTGGGATTTTGACCCCCTGACGGAAGATTTTTCAGTGGTTAAGGATATAGAAAAAAGCAAGATAGATGCGATATCAAAAATAATTAAAAGGCAAAAGGCAAAAGGCAAAAGGCAAAAGGCAACAGAGGAATGCTATAGTGATAGAGTTACTGTTGGTGATTTCAAGGAACAGGCAAAAGGCAAAAGGCAAAAGGCAACAGAGGAATGCTATAGTGGTAAATATACTGTTGGAGATTTGGTTGAAGTATTGGAAGAAGAAGCGTCTGAATTAGTAAAACAAATCAATTCCCCATTAGCGATTACTGATTATCGATTACCGATTAGTCAAACAACAAAACAAGAATTAGATTGGATTCGCGATCGCCTGTTACCAGCACTGCAAGAAACTAATCAGGAACTCACCCAATTGTTAAGGGGATTAGATGGGAGATATGTACCGAGTGGGCCATCGGGTGCGCCGACTAGAGGACGACCGGACGTTCTGCCCACTGGTCGCAATTTTTACTCTGTTGATATCCGTGCCATACCCACAGAAACAGCTTGGGATGTGGGGAGAAAGGCAGCTGAAGTGCTAGTGGAGCGCTATACCCAGGAAAATGGTGAGTATCCCAAAACCCTAGGGATTTCGGTATGGGGCACATCTACCATGCGTACCGGGGGAGATGATATTTCCGAAGCTCTGGCGTTGTTGGGAGTGCGACCGATTTGGGATGGGTCTTCACGGCGGGTGATAGACTTTGAAATCTTGCCAGTGTCTGTGTTACAACGTCCCCGGGTGGATGTGACCCTGCGCATCTCTGGCTTCTTTAGAGATAGTTTCCCCAATTTAATCGACCTATTTCACAATGCAGTAGTTGCTGTGGCAAGCCTGGATGAATCACCATCAGACAATCCTCTAGCAGCCCAGGTGAAACAGGAAACAGACTATTGGTTACAGGTAGGGTTGAGTCAGTCCCAAGCCCAAATGCGATCGCACTACCGTATCTTTGGCTCGAAACCAGGAGCCTATGGTGCCGGGTTACAGGGTTTGATTGAATCTCAAAACTGGCAAGATGAGCAGGATTTAGCT
The Moorena sp. SIOASIH genome window above contains:
- the cobN gene encoding cobaltochelatase subunit CobN, which produces MHRIAATPGGWNPEAEGVIFIEQTPAPIIFLTAADTDIQTLAASVSQLPPDFPAIRVANLLQLQQQLTIDTYAEDILAKARIIIIRLLGGRSYWSYGLEVLKETVEQTGARLLVLPGDDRPDPTLTSHSTETIPIVNQLWRYFTEGGVENFTNALKFVADVCLEQTNNPPAPKPVPRVGVYPWQSGIKVNRLKVNRLKVNRLKVSRLKVSRLKVSRLKVSRLKVNRLKVSRLKVEGWEDKQQPNNLPEGNAKGEQPTLLERQRRTTKTNLGLSATLREQPSTFNQTTFNQNQPSTKQPSTKQPSTKQPSTKQPSTKQPSTFNQNKPSTKQPTGNLKVGILFYRAHYLAGNTAPIDGLCQALVERGLEPVPVFVSSLRDLEVQRELLGYFQNPDSSSSAIAVLLNTTSFSVAKLDAEVHQLELWERLDVPVLQVILSSGTVEQWESGFQGLMPRDTAMNVALPEVDGRIISRAISFKSAQRWNPALETDVVVYEPVCDRIQFVADLAMNWLRLGQTLPNQRRVALILANYPNRDGRLANGVGLDTPASCVEILKGLRDAGYWVERIPETGDELIEWLTAGVTNDPEGWQLRLVRQELSWQEYWDYFQGLPIAVQKGIRQRWGEFDVNGKHSKDGKGEITEISGFPISGIQLGNVFVGIQPSRGYDLDPALNYHAPDLEPTDGYLAFYYWLRKCFGAQAIVHVGKHGNLEWLPGKSVALSECCYPEVALTAMPHLYPFIVNDPGEGAQAKRRAQGVIIDHLTPPMTRAELYGPLQQLEGLVDEYYEAQSLDLSRLPIIRVRIVKLIIDEHLHEDLGIAVDDIEAGKSEITNQIDAYLCELKEAQIRDGLHVFSQCPQGRQLQDLIVAIARHPGKNRIGLTRALAQDLGWDFDPLTEDFSVVKDIEKSKIDAISKIIKRQKAKGKRQKATEECYSDRVTVGDFKEQAKGKRQKATEECYSGKYTVGDLVEVLEEEASELVKQINSPLAITDYRLPISQTTKQELDWIRDRLLPALQETNQELTQLLRGLDGRYVPSGPSGAPTRGRPDVLPTGRNFYSVDIRAIPTETAWDVGRKAAEVLVERYTQENGEYPKTLGISVWGTSTMRTGGDDISEALALLGVRPIWDGSSRRVIDFEILPVSVLQRPRVDVTLRISGFFRDSFPNLIDLFHNAVVAVASLDESPSDNPLAAQVKQETDYWLQVGLSQSQAQMRSHYRIFGSKPGAYGAGLQGLIESQNWQDEQDLARAYINWSSYAYSSSSPKGAPEAFEQRLKQMQVVLHNQDNREHDLLDSDDYYQFQGGLTVAVRGLTGKNPQTYFGDNSIPEKPKVRQLKEEIARVYRSRVVNPKWIEGVMRHGYKGAFEMAATVDYLFAYDATANCVADHMYQGVAQGYLFDSDVQEFVQQKNPWALRDMAERLLEANQRGLWQSVAPETLEKLRAIALQAEAVIEGENFGIV
- a CDS encoding c-type cytochrome, whose amino-acid sequence is MFFVTVTFGLYPGNAWANGDPSKGRASFAVCSTCHGRKAEGMESLNAPNLTGLQDWYMLTQLKNFKNGIRGNDPKDIYGQQMRQMAMTLTDEQAMRDVIAYIKTLRP